A single Phoenix dactylifera cultivar Barhee BC4 chromosome 1, palm_55x_up_171113_PBpolish2nd_filt_p, whole genome shotgun sequence DNA region contains:
- the LOC103722669 gene encoding uncharacterized protein LOC103722669: protein MPTLQAALPPEIADNVIRLYRECLRRARFIGHQQHNTELVVGMVRQQFKKHMHETDPEKIQKLKDDAARGLINHVLYESEKMTGRKFSGSK from the exons atgcCTACGCTGCAGGCAGCATTGCCCCCTGAGATTGCTGATAATGTGATCAGA tTGTATCGCGAGTGCCTAAGAAGAGCTCGCTTCATTGGTCATCAG caaCACAACACTGAGCTTGTCGTTGGCATGGTGAGGCAGCAATTCAAGAAACACATGCATGAAACTGACCCTGAGAAGATACAGAAATTAAAGGATGA CGCTGCTAGAGGCCTTATCAATCACGTCCTTTATGAGTCCGAGAAGATGACGGGCCGCAAGTTTTCTGGTTCTAAATGA